The Pseudomonas eucalypticola genome has a window encoding:
- the dnaA gene encoding chromosomal replication initiator protein DnaA: MSVELWQQCVELLRDELPAQQFNTWIRPLQVEAEGDELRVYAPNRFVLDWVNEKYLGRLLELLGEHGSGIAPALSLLIGSRRSSAPRAAPNAPLAAAVAASQAAQQQAAAPAAVPTPEPAAQVATPTLAAEVSEEPSRDSFDPMAGAASQQAPARAEQRNVQVEGALKHTSYLNRTFTFENFVEGKSNQLARAAAWQVADNPKHGYNPLFLYGGVGLGKTHLMHAVGNHLLKKNPNAKVVYLHSERFVADMVKALQLNAINEFKRFYRSVDALLIDDIQFFARKERSQEEFFHTFNALLEGGQQVILTSDRYPKEIEGLEERLKSRFGWGLTVAVEPPELETRVAILMKKADQAKVELPHDAAFFIAQRIRSNVRELEGALKRVIAHSHFMGRDITIELIRESLKDLLALQDKLVSVDNIQRTVAEYYKIKISDLLSKRRSRSVARPRQVAMALSKELTNHSLPEIGDVFGGRDHTTVLHACRKINELKESDADIREDYKNLLRTLTT, translated from the coding sequence GTGTCAGTGGAACTTTGGCAGCAGTGCGTGGAGCTTCTGCGCGATGAACTGCCTGCCCAGCAATTCAACACCTGGATCCGTCCGCTACAGGTCGAAGCCGAAGGCGACGAGTTGCGTGTATATGCGCCCAATCGCTTCGTTCTGGACTGGGTCAATGAAAAGTACCTGGGGCGTTTGCTCGAACTCCTGGGCGAGCACGGCAGCGGAATCGCGCCTGCCCTTTCCTTATTGATAGGCAGCCGTCGCAGTTCGGCACCGCGAGCCGCCCCGAACGCGCCGCTGGCTGCTGCCGTGGCCGCGTCCCAGGCTGCCCAGCAGCAGGCCGCCGCGCCCGCTGCCGTACCCACGCCCGAACCGGCTGCCCAAGTCGCTACGCCAACCCTGGCGGCCGAGGTCAGCGAAGAACCTTCGCGGGACAGCTTCGACCCCATGGCTGGTGCTGCTTCCCAGCAGGCGCCGGCACGCGCGGAACAGCGCAACGTACAAGTGGAAGGTGCGCTCAAGCACACCAGCTACCTGAACCGCACGTTCACCTTCGAAAACTTCGTTGAAGGTAAATCCAACCAGTTGGCCCGTGCGGCCGCCTGGCAGGTCGCGGACAACCCCAAGCATGGCTACAACCCGTTGTTCCTTTATGGCGGCGTGGGCCTGGGTAAAACTCACTTGATGCATGCTGTGGGTAACCACCTGCTCAAGAAGAACCCAAACGCGAAGGTCGTGTACCTGCACTCCGAGCGTTTTGTTGCCGATATGGTCAAGGCCTTGCAGCTGAACGCCATCAACGAGTTCAAGCGCTTCTACCGTTCGGTGGACGCACTGCTTATCGACGACATTCAGTTCTTCGCCCGCAAGGAGCGGTCCCAGGAAGAGTTTTTCCACACCTTCAACGCCTTGCTTGAAGGCGGCCAACAGGTGATTCTCACCAGTGACCGCTATCCCAAGGAAATCGAAGGGTTGGAAGAGCGCCTGAAGTCGCGCTTTGGCTGGGGGCTGACGGTCGCCGTAGAGCCACCGGAACTGGAAACCCGTGTCGCCATTCTGATGAAGAAGGCCGATCAGGCGAAGGTTGAACTGCCGCACGACGCCGCATTCTTCATCGCCCAGCGTATTCGCTCCAACGTCCGCGAGCTGGAAGGCGCGCTCAAGCGTGTCATCGCCCACTCGCACTTCATGGGCCGCGACATCACCATAGAGCTGATTCGTGAATCCTTGAAGGACTTGCTGGCGCTGCAGGATAAACTCGTCAGTGTGGATAACATCCAGCGTACGGTGGCCGAGTACTACAAGATCAAGATTTCCGATCTGCTGTCCAAGCGTCGCTCGCGTTCCGTCGCGCGCCCACGCCAGGTGGCCATGGCGCTGTCCAAGGAGCTCACCAACCACAGCCTGCCGGAAATCGGCGACGTGTTCGGCGGTCGAGACCACACCACGGTGTTGCACGCCTGCAGAAAGATCAACGAACTCAAGGAATCCGACGCGGATATCCGCGAGGACTACAAGAACCTGCTGCGGACGCTGACCACGTGA